Genomic window (Wenzhouxiangella marina):
GTGGTGCTGGATCGGGCCTTGCCGCACATCGGCGACGGCCTCAAGCCGGTGCAGCGTCGCATCATCTATGCGATGAGCGAGCTCGGCCTGTCGGCGGCTTCCAAGCACAAGAAGTCGGCACGCACCGTCGGCGACGTAATCGGCAAGTTCCATCCGCACGGGGACTCGGCCTGCTACGAGGCCATGGTGCTGATGGCCCAGCCCTTTTCCTATCGCTACCCGCTGGTGGACGGGCAGGGCAATTTCGGCTCGCCCGACGATCCCAAGTCCTTCGCCGCCATGCGCTACACGGAGTCCCGTCTGGCGCCCTATGCACGCGTTCTGCTGGCCGAGCTGGGGCAGGGCACGGTCGATTGGGTTCCGAATTTCGACGGCTCCCTGAAGGAGCCCAAGCTGCTGCCGGCGCGGCTGCCGAACCTGCTGCTCAACGGTGGCCAGGGCATCGCCGTCGGCATGGCCACGGACATCCCGCCGCACAATCTCCGCGAGGTGGTCAGCGCCTGCGTCCGCCTCCTGGAAGCACCGAAGACCAACGTCGCCGAACTCTGCGAGCACGTCCTGGGCCCGGACTTTCCGACCGGTGGCGAGATCATCTCCTCGCGTGAGGACCTGTTGCAGATCTACGAGACCGGGCATGGCAACGTGCGCCAGCGCGCGGTCTGGGAGCGCGAGGGCGAGGAAGTGATCGTCACCGCCCTGCCGCACCAGGTCTCGCCGGCCAAGGTGCTGGAGCAGATCGCGGCCCAGATGCAGGCCAAGAAGCTGCCCCTGGTGGCCGATCTTCGCGACGAGTCGGACCATGAACATCCGACGCGCCTGGTGATCGTGCCGCGCAGCAACCGCGTTGATCTCGATGGCCTGATGGACCACCTCTTCGCCACGACGGATCTGGAGAAGTCCACTCGCATCAACTTCAACGTCATCGGCAACGATGGCAAGCCGGGCGTGCGCAACCTCAAGGAGTTGCTGGCCGAGTGGCTGGACTACCGGCGAGCGACCGTCACCCGACGCCTGGAACACCGCCTGGATCAGGTGGTCGATCGCCTGCACATCCTCGATGGCCTGTTGATCGCCTATCTCAATATCGACGAGGTGATCCACATCATCCGCACCGAGGACGAGCCCAAGCCCGTCCTGATGGAGCGCTTCGGCCTGACCGGGACCCAGGCCGAGGCGATCCTCGAGTTGAAACTGCGCCACCTGGCGAAGCTCGAGGAGTTCAAGATCCAGGGCGAGAAGGACGAGCTCGAGGCCGAACGCAAGGACCTCGAGGCCACGCTTGGCTCTCGGGCGAAGCTGACGCGACTGATCCGGAACGAGCTGCTGGCCGATGCGGAGCAATACGGCGACGAGCGCCGCTGCCGGATCGTCGAGCGCCAGGCTGCCCAGGCCTTCAAGGAAACCGACCTGGTGCCCTCCGAGCCCGTCACGGTCGTGCTCAGCGAGAATGGCTGGGTTCGGGCCGCCAAGGGCCACGAGATCAAGGCCGAAGACCTCAATTACCGGGCCGGGGACGAGTACCTGGCCTCGGCGCGGGGGCGCAGCAATCAGACCGCCTGCTTCCTCGATTCCACCGGCCGCAGCTACTCCCTGGTGGCGCATGAACTGCCTTCGGCGCGCAGCCTGGGCGAGCCCCTGACGGGGCGCTTCTCACCGCCCGATGGAGCGATCTTCCGCAGCCTGGCGATCGGTCCGCCCGAGGCTCGCGTCGTGCTGGCCTCCGATGCGGGCTACGGCTTTGTGACCCAGCTGGAGAATCTGCATTCGCGCAACAAGGCCGGCAAGCAGATCCTCAACGTGCCCGCCGGGCATGACGTGCTGCCGATCGCACCGGTGGCCGACAGCGAGGAGGGCGTGCTGATCTGCGCCACGACCGAAGGCTATCTGCTGGCCTACTACCTGAACGAGCTGCCCGAACTGGCGCGCGGCAAGGGCAACAAGCTGATCAATATCCCGCCCAAGGCCCGCAAGGCCGGCGAGAAGGTGGCCGGCGCCATTGCCATCGCCGCAGGTCAGGACTGTCTGGTCTGGGCCGGTCAGCGCTATCTGCGCCTGAGCTGGTCGGACACGGAGAACTACTGGGGCGAGCGCGCCCAGCGAGGCCGCAAGCTGCCGAGAGGCTTCCAGAAGGTCTCGCGCCTGACCCTGGCGGATTGAGCGCCAGCTGTCTTCGGCTATCGTCGAGGCAGCGCATTCGGTATGATCGGCAGTCGATGATCGACGGCGGGCGCTGCTCGCCAACCATCCAATTCGGGAGTCCAATGAAGCATTCCAGCAGTCCACGACGTTGGCAGCGAGCGGGGGCCGCAATTCGATTGATGCGCAGCATGGGGGTGCTTGCACTGGTGTTCTTCCTGTCGGCCTGTCAGCTGATGGAAAACCTTCGATTGAACGACGAGGAGGAGGAAGCGCCGGCAGTGGCCGAAGTGCCCGCCGAACCCCTGGCCGAGCGCGAACCGCCGCGTGCGCTGCCGCCGGCCACCATGCAACAGGTCATCGATTTCCTCGATCAGGGCCAGCTCGATGAAGCCGAGACGGCCCTGCTGAGCATCATCGACGAAAACCCGGGCAGCCGCCTGGCGCTGCGCTTTCTGGAACAGCTCC
Coding sequences:
- the parC gene encoding DNA topoisomerase IV subunit A, which gives rise to MTDAKILRGDFEQVPLKTYAERAYLDYAMYVVLDRALPHIGDGLKPVQRRIIYAMSELGLSAASKHKKSARTVGDVIGKFHPHGDSACYEAMVLMAQPFSYRYPLVDGQGNFGSPDDPKSFAAMRYTESRLAPYARVLLAELGQGTVDWVPNFDGSLKEPKLLPARLPNLLLNGGQGIAVGMATDIPPHNLREVVSACVRLLEAPKTNVAELCEHVLGPDFPTGGEIISSREDLLQIYETGHGNVRQRAVWEREGEEVIVTALPHQVSPAKVLEQIAAQMQAKKLPLVADLRDESDHEHPTRLVIVPRSNRVDLDGLMDHLFATTDLEKSTRINFNVIGNDGKPGVRNLKELLAEWLDYRRATVTRRLEHRLDQVVDRLHILDGLLIAYLNIDEVIHIIRTEDEPKPVLMERFGLTGTQAEAILELKLRHLAKLEEFKIQGEKDELEAERKDLEATLGSRAKLTRLIRNELLADAEQYGDERRCRIVERQAAQAFKETDLVPSEPVTVVLSENGWVRAAKGHEIKAEDLNYRAGDEYLASARGRSNQTACFLDSTGRSYSLVAHELPSARSLGEPLTGRFSPPDGAIFRSLAIGPPEARVVLASDAGYGFVTQLENLHSRNKAGKQILNVPAGHDVLPIAPVADSEEGVLICATTEGYLLAYYLNELPELARGKGNKLINIPPKARKAGEKVAGAIAIAAGQDCLVWAGQRYLRLSWSDTENYWGERAQRGRKLPRGFQKVSRLTLAD